The following are encoded in a window of Aromatoleum petrolei genomic DNA:
- a CDS encoding nucleotidyltransferase domain-containing protein codes for MQSSACKRLVATLKTPTQAAALDLAAWSELVANARAANLAGLLAERLAAADVAIPPEAARHLDAVRQLSRRQALSVRWEVHGLQRALCRLGIPLVLLKGAAYAVSDHPVGRGRLFGDIDILVPHDALGDVELRLMVAGWASAKTSPYDQRYYRTWMHELPPMVNVRRGTVLDVHHTILPLTSRHSPDAGTIIREASTLPGLPAVRIPRPEHLLIHSIVHLLHEGELHNGLRDLFDIDGLLRAGASEADFWPRVVEASRTLDVVAPVAFGLHLARHLLDSPIPPPVLEDLLNAAGGPASRLLTMLYTTAMRPENEAAESAAAALARFAIYVRAHWLRMPPYLLLRHLAHKSIVRLKKDEPAADGRA; via the coding sequence ATGCAATCGTCCGCCTGCAAACGTCTGGTTGCGACCCTCAAGACGCCGACGCAGGCTGCCGCGCTGGATCTGGCCGCTTGGTCCGAACTCGTCGCGAATGCGCGCGCAGCGAACCTTGCGGGCCTGCTCGCCGAGCGCCTCGCCGCGGCGGACGTCGCCATCCCGCCCGAAGCCGCACGACATCTCGACGCAGTCCGCCAGCTCAGCCGGCGACAGGCACTGTCGGTGCGCTGGGAAGTGCACGGGCTGCAGCGTGCCCTGTGCCGCCTGGGCATCCCGCTGGTGCTGCTGAAAGGGGCCGCCTACGCGGTGTCCGACCATCCCGTCGGGCGCGGCCGCCTATTCGGCGACATCGACATCCTGGTGCCGCACGACGCGCTCGGCGATGTCGAGTTGCGCCTGATGGTGGCGGGCTGGGCGTCGGCCAAGACCTCACCCTACGACCAACGCTACTACCGAACCTGGATGCACGAGTTGCCGCCGATGGTGAACGTGCGGCGCGGCACCGTGCTCGACGTCCATCACACCATCCTGCCGCTCACCTCGCGGCACAGCCCCGATGCGGGCACGATCATCCGCGAGGCGTCCACGCTACCCGGCCTGCCTGCGGTGCGCATCCCCCGCCCCGAGCATCTGCTCATCCACAGCATCGTTCACCTCCTGCACGAAGGCGAACTTCACAACGGCCTGCGCGATCTCTTCGATATCGATGGGTTGCTGCGCGCGGGAGCCAGCGAAGCGGATTTCTGGCCGCGGGTGGTCGAGGCCTCACGGACGCTCGATGTCGTCGCGCCGGTCGCATTCGGCCTCCACCTTGCCAGGCATCTGCTCGACAGCCCGATTCCGCCGCCGGTACTCGAGGATTTGCTCAACGCCGCGGGCGGGCCGGCCTCGCGGCTGCTGACGATGCTGTACACAACCGCCATGCGCCCCGAGAACGAGGCTGCCGAAAGCGCGGCGGCGGCGCTTGCCCGCTTCGCGATCTACGTGCGCGCCCATTGGCTGCGGATGCCGCCGTATCTCCTGCTGCGGCACCTCGCGCACAAATCGATCGTGCGCCTCAAAAAAGACGAGCCCGCCGCTGACGGGCGGGCCTGA
- a CDS encoding HprK-related kinase A produces the protein MIDVTLHLAPVTVRVRSPFATVRRHLETFYPDALHGSGKARHFIDFDIHITHGTGWRRWLRPQARFFLDHAEPFLPLPATQAAPLFEWGLNWCLASRPLGYLVMHAAVVARDDDALVMPGAPGAGKSTLCAALTFIDQWRLLSDELAILAPECGTLQPNPRPISLKNESIDIVSRFPGTRLGRRYTDTRKGTISHAAPPATSHSAAARQARCRWVIFPRFVPGSAPRSEEIGRAEAFARIAEQSFNRDRMGETGFHALCEMLDKARCFDIAYDSTDTALAMVRSITGR, from the coding sequence TTGATCGACGTCACCCTTCATCTTGCCCCGGTCACGGTGCGTGTGCGCTCGCCGTTCGCCACGGTGCGCCGCCATCTCGAGACCTTCTACCCGGACGCACTACACGGCTCAGGGAAGGCGAGGCATTTCATCGACTTCGACATCCACATCACCCACGGTACGGGATGGCGCCGCTGGCTCCGGCCGCAGGCACGCTTCTTCCTTGACCACGCCGAACCCTTCCTCCCCCTCCCGGCCACGCAGGCCGCCCCGCTGTTCGAGTGGGGGCTGAACTGGTGCCTCGCATCCCGCCCGCTCGGCTATCTCGTCATGCATGCCGCAGTCGTCGCCCGCGACGATGACGCACTCGTCATGCCCGGGGCGCCCGGAGCAGGGAAGAGTACGCTCTGCGCAGCGCTGACCTTCATCGACCAGTGGCGGCTCCTTTCAGACGAACTGGCGATCCTTGCCCCCGAATGCGGCACCCTGCAACCCAACCCCCGCCCGATCAGCCTCAAGAACGAATCGATCGACATCGTTTCGCGCTTTCCGGGCACCAGGCTCGGACGTCGCTACACGGACACCCGCAAGGGCACGATCAGCCATGCGGCGCCACCTGCCACATCGCACAGCGCGGCCGCACGACAGGCGCGATGCCGCTGGGTGATCTTCCCCCGCTTCGTGCCCGGATCCGCCCCCCGCAGCGAGGAAATCGGCCGCGCAGAGGCCTTCGCGCGCATTGCGGAGCAATCCTTCAATCGCGATCGCATGGGCGAGACTGGCTTTCACGCGCTGTGCGAGATGCTGGACAAGGCGCGGTGCTTCGACATTGCCTACGATTCGACCGACACCGCCCTGGCGATGGTGCGTAGCATCACCGGACGTTAA
- a CDS encoding HPr-rel-A system PqqD family peptide chaperone has translation MTNRLEISQQDDMTLNILSGRSLVFSPQWNDEGASVLFDSTSGDYWVLTPLAREIVRHTTDAGPTEASTLVRHVGSRASAFEGGEIAEATIRRVIDELVELSILAHT, from the coding sequence TTGACGAACCGCCTCGAAATCAGCCAGCAGGATGACATGACGTTGAACATTCTTAGCGGGCGGTCGTTGGTGTTCTCGCCTCAGTGGAATGACGAAGGCGCAAGCGTGCTGTTCGACAGCACGTCAGGCGACTACTGGGTGCTCACACCGCTCGCGCGGGAAATCGTCAGACACACGACCGACGCGGGGCCCACCGAGGCATCCACGCTCGTCCGCCACGTCGGCTCACGGGCGTCCGCGTTCGAAGGCGGTGAAATAGCCGAAGCGACGATCCGGCGCGTGATCGATGAACTGGTGGAGCTCTCGATTCTCGCGCACACTTGA